One Nodosilinea sp. FACHB-141 DNA segment encodes these proteins:
- a CDS encoding glutathione S-transferase family protein: protein MGLGLLVNGQWQKERSQEDDQGRFVRPETDFHHFTRADGTSEFKPEADRYHLYVSLACPWAHRTLIMRELKGLTDAISVSVVDPYMGEEGWAFSDYPGAIPDTVNGAQYLQEIYVKAKPDISGRVTVPVLWDKQTNTIVNNESREIIRMLDTEWNEVATNDVDLYPANLQDKIDSAIDAIYQPINNGVYRAGFATKQSAYEEAVTELFDALDHWEGVLDRQRYLCGDRLTEADICLFTTLYRFDAVYYVHFKCNLRRIVDYPNLWGYLRDLYQQPAFKNTCNLDHIKRHYYMSHPGVNPHQIVPLGPVIDFEEKNDRAKRFSLTAGSAR from the coding sequence ATGGGATTGGGCCTACTTGTGAACGGTCAGTGGCAGAAAGAGCGCAGCCAAGAAGATGACCAGGGGCGATTTGTGCGTCCCGAAACCGACTTTCACCATTTCACAAGGGCAGACGGTACGAGCGAGTTTAAGCCAGAGGCCGATCGCTACCACCTCTACGTTTCGCTGGCCTGCCCCTGGGCCCACCGCACACTGATTATGCGCGAGCTGAAGGGGTTGACCGATGCAATTTCAGTATCGGTAGTGGATCCTTATATGGGTGAGGAAGGCTGGGCCTTTAGCGACTACCCCGGAGCAATTCCTGACACGGTGAACGGGGCGCAGTATTTACAGGAGATTTATGTCAAGGCCAAGCCTGACATTTCTGGCCGCGTGACGGTGCCTGTTCTATGGGATAAGCAGACCAACACCATCGTCAACAACGAGTCGCGCGAAATCATCCGCATGCTCGACACGGAGTGGAATGAGGTGGCCACCAACGACGTTGACCTCTACCCCGCTAATCTGCAAGACAAAATCGACAGCGCCATCGACGCCATCTATCAGCCCATCAACAATGGCGTGTATCGGGCCGGATTTGCCACCAAGCAGTCGGCCTACGAAGAAGCGGTGACCGAGCTGTTCGACGCTCTTGATCATTGGGAAGGCGTGCTCGATCGCCAGCGCTACCTGTGCGGCGATCGCCTCACCGAGGCCGATATCTGCCTATTCACCACCCTCTATCGCTTCGATGCGGTCTACTACGTGCATTTCAAGTGCAACCTGCGCCGCATTGTTGACTACCCCAACCTGTGGGGTTACCTGCGCGATCTGTACCAGCAGCCTGCTTTCAAAAACACTTGCAATCTCGACCACATCAAGCGTCATTACTACATGAGCCATCCTGGCGTGAACCCTCACCAGATTGTGCCCCTGGGGCCGGTGATCGACTTTGAGGAAAAGAACGATCGCGCCAAGCGCTTTAGCTTGACCGCCGGTAGTGCCCGGTAG
- a CDS encoding nitrate ABC transporter ATP-binding protein (This model describes the ATP binding subunits of ATP-binding cassette (ABC) transporters for nitrate transport, or for bicarbonate transport, in bacteria and archaea.) has translation MAVFVEVDHIDRVFKLPHGGEYIALKNIDLQIHKGEFVSLVGHSGCGKSTLLNILSGLDQPSAGGVVLEGRQVTEPGPDRMVVFQNYSLLPWLTVRENIALAVDRVMKKHPQPVRDRMIDHHIEMVGLQKAAHKRPGQISGGMKQRVAIARALAIRPKLLLLDEPFGALDALTRGGLQEQLMQICQENEVTCVMVTHDVDEALLLSDRIVLMTNGPEAHVGQIVDVPFPRPRERMEVVKHPNYYSLRNEIVYFLNQQKRAKLHKAKPVVAVAANGLEKVNLELGFIPLVDCAPLVVAKEKGLFEAHGLSNVTLNREPSWNAIADGVATGRLDAAMMVAGMPLGMTLGYGNQRPRPMVSALTLSRNGNAITFSKRLFDEGVRSLSDFKAAIDRRPDRVHTLAAVHPTSMHNLLLRYWLAAGGIDPDRDVSVTVIPPAQMVSTLKSGSIDGYCVGEPWNARAVSEGLGVVMAIDNDIWPGHLEKVLGVTEAWAEQYPKTHVALVKALLEACEYCDDRRNREEIADLLCKPEYIGADEAHIRQGFLDPYDRGDGSEPEQVLNYIQFFTGKANYPDVSEAVWMMTQMARWGITPFPRNWLAVAERVKRADIFGQAARELGLVDTGRDRHPIHLFDGPVFDPDEPLKYLDQFAIKRDLRIEEVPMDAVTIR, from the coding sequence ATGGCTGTCTTTGTTGAAGTTGACCACATCGATCGCGTCTTTAAGCTGCCCCACGGCGGCGAGTACATTGCCCTCAAAAACATCGATCTGCAAATTCACAAGGGGGAATTTGTCTCGCTAGTCGGCCACTCGGGCTGCGGCAAATCGACCCTGCTCAACATTCTCTCGGGCCTCGATCAGCCCAGCGCGGGCGGCGTTGTGCTCGAAGGGCGGCAGGTCACAGAACCCGGCCCCGATCGCATGGTGGTGTTTCAAAACTACTCGCTGCTGCCTTGGCTGACGGTGCGCGAAAACATTGCCCTGGCGGTAGACCGGGTGATGAAGAAGCACCCTCAGCCGGTGCGCGATCGCATGATCGACCACCACATCGAGATGGTGGGTCTGCAAAAGGCGGCCCACAAGCGCCCCGGTCAGATCTCGGGCGGCATGAAGCAGCGGGTAGCGATCGCCCGCGCCCTGGCCATTCGCCCCAAGCTGCTGCTGCTGGATGAACCTTTTGGCGCTCTGGATGCCCTGACACGGGGTGGGCTGCAAGAGCAGCTGATGCAGATTTGTCAGGAGAACGAAGTCACCTGCGTCATGGTTACCCACGATGTCGATGAGGCGCTGCTGCTGAGCGATCGCATTGTGCTGATGACCAACGGCCCCGAGGCCCACGTCGGCCAGATTGTCGATGTGCCTTTCCCTCGGCCCCGCGAGCGCATGGAGGTGGTCAAGCACCCCAACTACTACAGCCTGCGCAACGAGATTGTCTACTTCCTCAACCAGCAGAAGCGGGCCAAGCTGCACAAGGCCAAGCCCGTGGTGGCCGTGGCCGCCAACGGTCTGGAAAAGGTGAATCTAGAGCTGGGCTTTATTCCCCTGGTCGACTGCGCACCCCTGGTGGTGGCTAAAGAAAAGGGCCTGTTTGAGGCCCACGGCCTGAGCAATGTGACCCTGAACCGCGAGCCGAGCTGGAATGCAATCGCCGACGGCGTGGCCACCGGCCGCCTCGATGCCGCCATGATGGTGGCCGGCATGCCCCTAGGCATGACCCTGGGCTACGGCAACCAGCGTCCCCGGCCCATGGTCAGCGCCCTCACCCTGAGCCGCAATGGCAACGCCATTACCTTTAGTAAGCGCTTGTTTGATGAGGGGGTGCGCAGCCTGAGCGACTTTAAAGCGGCGATTGATCGCCGCCCCGATCGCGTCCATACCCTGGCGGCGGTACACCCCACATCGATGCACAACCTGCTGCTGCGCTACTGGCTAGCCGCTGGCGGCATTGACCCCGATCGCGATGTCAGCGTCACGGTGATTCCGCCGGCGCAGATGGTCTCGACCCTCAAGTCGGGCTCCATCGACGGCTACTGCGTCGGCGAACCCTGGAATGCCCGCGCCGTTAGCGAAGGGCTGGGCGTGGTGATGGCGATCGATAACGACATCTGGCCCGGCCACCTCGAGAAAGTGCTCGGCGTCACCGAGGCCTGGGCCGAACAGTATCCCAAAACCCACGTGGCCTTAGTCAAAGCGCTGCTCGAAGCCTGCGAATACTGCGACGATCGCCGCAACCGCGAAGAAATTGCCGATCTGCTCTGCAAGCCTGAATACATCGGGGCCGACGAGGCCCACATTCGCCAGGGCTTCCTAGACCCCTACGATCGCGGCGACGGCAGCGAGCCCGAGCAGGTGCTCAACTACATTCAGTTCTTTACCGGCAAGGCCAACTACCCCGACGTCTCTGAGGCGGTGTGGATGATGACTCAAATGGCCCGCTGGGGCATTACTCCCTTTCCCCGTAACTGGCTAGCCGTGGCCGAGCGGGTGAAGCGGGCCGACATCTTTGGCCAGGCGGCCCGCGAGCTGGGGCTGGTGGATACGGGGCGCGATCGC
- a CDS encoding CmpA/NrtA family ABC transporter substrate-binding protein, with protein MTRLNRRRFLMTAGTAAAGTVLLHACSQGESDSASSDTPAAAPVNPADAPETTTAKLGFIALTDSAPLIIAKVKGFFDKYGMTDVSVEKQASWGTTRDNLVLGSGGGGIDGAHILTPMPYLISEGIVTDGKKVPMYILARLNTNGQGISLSNDYLDLKVTKDSTPLKEAFAKRKAEGKELKAAVTFPGGTHDMWMRYWLAAGGIDPDQDISTIVVPPPQMVANIKVGNMDAFCVGEPWPLQTVNQKIGYTAITTGEMWKDHPEKALGMRADWVDANPKAAKALLMGVLEGAMWCDQPENKEEMCNILSERAWFNVPFEDIIDRSQGKFDFGTDRVEELPDLMQKYWADNASYPFKSHDLWFLTENIRWGKLPADTDTKAWVDAVNREDLWREAATALGQEAMIPKSTSRGVETFFDGITFDPEDPQAYLDSLKIKRV; from the coding sequence ATGACTCGACTAAATCGCCGTAGATTTTTGATGACCGCCGGCACCGCAGCAGCCGGTACTGTGCTGCTCCACGCTTGCAGTCAGGGCGAATCTGACTCAGCTTCGTCAGATACCCCAGCCGCAGCGCCCGTTAACCCGGCTGACGCCCCAGAAACGACTACCGCCAAGTTGGGCTTTATTGCGCTAACTGACTCTGCCCCGCTGATCATCGCCAAGGTCAAAGGCTTCTTTGACAAGTACGGCATGACCGACGTATCGGTCGAGAAGCAGGCCTCCTGGGGCACCACCCGCGACAACCTGGTGCTGGGCTCTGGCGGCGGCGGCATCGACGGGGCGCACATTCTCACCCCCATGCCCTACCTGATCTCTGAGGGCATTGTCACCGACGGCAAAAAGGTGCCGATGTACATTCTGGCCCGCCTCAACACCAACGGCCAGGGCATTTCGCTCTCCAACGATTACCTCGATCTCAAGGTCACCAAAGACAGCACGCCGCTCAAAGAAGCGTTTGCCAAGCGCAAAGCCGAAGGCAAAGAACTCAAGGCAGCGGTGACATTTCCTGGCGGCACCCACGACATGTGGATGCGCTACTGGCTAGCGGCTGGCGGCATTGACCCCGACCAAGATATCTCGACCATTGTGGTGCCCCCGCCCCAGATGGTGGCCAACATCAAAGTGGGCAACATGGATGCCTTCTGCGTGGGTGAGCCCTGGCCCCTGCAAACGGTGAACCAAAAGATTGGCTACACCGCCATTACCACCGGCGAAATGTGGAAAGACCACCCTGAGAAAGCTCTGGGTATGCGGGCCGACTGGGTCGATGCCAACCCTAAGGCCGCCAAGGCGCTGCTGATGGGTGTGCTAGAGGGCGCGATGTGGTGCGACCAGCCCGAGAACAAGGAGGAAATGTGCAATATTCTCTCCGAACGGGCCTGGTTTAACGTGCCCTTTGAAGACATTATCGATCGCTCCCAAGGGAAGTTCGACTTTGGCACCGACCGGGTCGAAGAGCTGCCCGACCTGATGCAGAAATACTGGGCTGACAACGCCTCCTACCCCTTCAAGAGCCACGACCTGTGGTTCTTAACGGAGAATATCCGCTGGGGTAAGCTGCCCGCTGACACCGATACCAAGGCGTGGGTCGATGCCGTCAACCGCGAAGACCTCTGGCGCGAAGCGGCCACCGCCTTGGGCCAAGAGGCCATGATTCCCAAGAGCACGTCTCGTGGCGTTGAAACCTTCTTCGACGGCATTACCTTCGACCCCGAAGATCCTCAGGCGTACCTCGACAGCCTCAAGATCAAGCGGGTGTAG
- the ntrB gene encoding nitrate ABC transporter permease → MTAPLDIRPARSRFNLQKLANSSLDSLKALIPPVVAILIFLVIWQVLTMGPDANLPTPVRTVQDTWELIINPFFNYGGTDKGLFWQVWTSLQRVALGFTLAAVVGIALGILVGTSSLMYSALDPLFQILRTVPPLAWLPISLAAFQQANPSAIFVIFITAIWPIIINTTEGVRQIPQDYNNVARVLQLSKSQYFFKILFPATVPYIFTGLRIGIGLSWLAIVAAEMLIGGVGIGFFIWDAWNSSRISDIIIAILYVGIVGLLLDRLIVFIGGLVLPEEEKQ, encoded by the coding sequence ATGACGGCACCCCTCGATATTCGTCCGGCGCGATCGCGCTTCAACCTACAAAAGCTTGCCAATTCGTCTCTAGACTCGCTCAAGGCACTGATTCCGCCGGTGGTGGCGATTCTGATCTTCTTGGTGATCTGGCAAGTGCTCACCATGGGGCCTGACGCCAACCTGCCCACCCCGGTGCGCACAGTGCAAGACACCTGGGAACTGATCATCAACCCCTTCTTCAACTACGGTGGCACTGACAAGGGCCTGTTTTGGCAGGTGTGGACTAGTCTCCAACGGGTAGCCCTAGGCTTTACACTGGCGGCGGTTGTGGGCATCGCCCTGGGCATCTTGGTGGGCACTAGCTCGTTGATGTATAGCGCCCTCGACCCGCTCTTTCAAATCCTGCGGACGGTGCCGCCCCTGGCTTGGCTGCCGATTTCGCTGGCAGCGTTTCAGCAGGCCAATCCTTCCGCTATTTTCGTGATTTTTATCACGGCGATCTGGCCCATCATCATCAACACCACCGAGGGTGTGCGCCAAATTCCTCAGGACTACAACAACGTGGCGCGGGTGCTCCAGCTGTCTAAGTCTCAGTACTTCTTCAAGATTTTATTTCCGGCTACGGTGCCCTACATTTTCACCGGCCTGAGAATTGGCATCGGCCTCTCTTGGCTGGCGATCGTAGCGGCAGAGATGCTGATCGGCGGCGTGGGCATCGGCTTCTTCATCTGGGATGCCTGGAATAGCTCTCGTATCAGCGATATCATCATCGCCATTCTCTACGTGGGCATTGTCGGTCTGCTGCTCGATCGCCTGATTGTGTTCATTGGCGGCCTGGTGCTGCCCGAAGAGGAAAAGCAGTAG